A region of Drosophila mauritiana strain mau12 chromosome 3L, ASM438214v1, whole genome shotgun sequence DNA encodes the following proteins:
- the LOC117139291 gene encoding zinc finger protein 883 — translation QLCANTFTLTTWQESKCPTFVDSFEIPASVVGRSSGKMERSADDSMGKNCRACAEHSSILVDLFSTEISDPPIWEMLNSILPEICRVKRDEMPQKICPTCLVAAQNAFHFRHKCEKSFQFFSQLLQLDKSNSNLSRSRCRRGTMNPLIPFEVVGCEDPLDTNVTKLDANRPDVKTDIDEPTDGKATNGQESEPLQEVFEITMSDIKTEDEISIQETFEDAFDEENDNHNTDSEEEDSDQWTVGSTEDQDEPWIPGGGGRKTVGGNNQSLLCTECGVSYSTQKALARHVAKHKEQGDTQKPHLCDFCGRGFRTNAQLTTHRRRHTGERPFKCPLCPKAYTHGPTLKSHMHTHDEEKGHKCPQCDKTFYTRGNLRAHIQRHTGERPYKCPDCPQTFAKNSGLKLHSRLHKEERPFKCELCGKGFVQNQHLITHLRVHNGDRQFKCPDCDKSFFEKSNMMKHQRTHSGIKPFKCEECGQAFSHNHHLKSHLRIHTGEKPYKCDQCGKGFSANQSLMKHTLWHVDNNDRPFKCSQCPKAYDTQQSLRGHEKTHKNSDEPKTLHQCPHCDVRFALKKTLDKHITSHKIRPHPCSQCPEGFFSQKSLKKHLRLHNLKK, via the exons CAACTCTGTGCGAATACGTTCACATTGACTACTTGGCAGGAGAGCAAGTGCCCAACATTTGTTGATTCTTTTGAAATTCCAGCCTCTGTGGTTGGGAGATCATCGGGAAAAATGGAAAGGTCAGCGGACGACAGCATGGGAAAGAACTGCAGAGCCTGCGCCGAACACTCATCCATACTGGTGGACCTCTTCTCCACGGAGATCTCTGATCCCCCCATTTGGGAAATGTTGAACTCAATTCTACCGGAGATCTGTCGCGTGAAACGGGATGAAATGCCGCAGAAGATCTGTCCTACCTGCCTGGTGGCCGCTCAAAATGCCTTTCACTTCCGGCACAAGTGTGAGAAGAGTTTCCAGTTCTTTtcccagctcctccagctcgaCAAATCAAACTCAAATCTGAGTAGATCCCGTTGCAGAAGAGGTACTATGAACCCATTAATACCCTTCGAGGTAGTCGGTTGCGAGGATCCATTGGACACAAACGTAACCAAATTGGACGCTAATCGGCCTGATGTAAAAACTGATATCGATGAGCCAACCGATGGAAAGGCAACTAATGGTCAGGAGAGTGAACCATTGCAAGAAGTTTTTGAAA TAACAATGAGCGATATTAAAACGGAAGATGAAATATCCATTCAGGAGACATTTGAAGACGCCTTTGATGAAGAAAATGATAATCACAATACTGATAGCGAAGAGGAGGATTCAGACCAATGGACAGTGGGCTCGACTGAAGACCAAGATGAACCCTGGATTCCCGGCGGCGGAGGGCGCAAAACGGTTGGCGGCAATAATCAATCCCTGCTGTGCACAGAGTGTGGAGTGAGCTACTCGACGCAGAAGGCGTTGGCAAGGCACGTTGCCAAGCACAAGGAGCAAGGTGATACACAAAAGCCGCACCTCTGCGATTTTTGCGGTCGGGGATTTCGTACCAACGCCCAGCTAACGACCCATAGGCGCCGTCATACTGGAGAGCGTCCTTTTAAATGCCCCCTCTGTCCGAAAGCTTATACGCATGGTCCGACTCTGAAGTCACATATGCACACCCACGACGAGGAAAAGGGTCACAAGTGTCCACAGTGCGACAAAACCTTTTACACGAGAGGCAATCTTAGGGCCCATATACAGAGGCACACTGGCGAACGACCCTACAAGTGTCCCGACTGCCCACAAACCTTTGCCAAAAACTCTGGCCTTAAGTTGCACAGTCGTCTGCACAAGGAGGAGCGACCCTTTAAGTGTGAGCTCTGCGGCAAGGGATTTGTCCAGAACCAGCATTTGATCACCCACTTGCGGGTCCACAACGGGGATCGCCAGTTCAAGTGCCCCGACTGCGACAAGTCATTCTTCGAGAAATCGAACATGATGAAACATCAGCGCACCCATTCGGGTATAAAGCCCTTTAAATGTGAGGAGTGCGGCCAAGCCTTCTCCCACAACCATCACCTGAAGAGTCATCTACGCATCCATACCGGCGAAAAGCCCTACAAGTGCGACCAATGCGGAAAGGGTTTCAGTGCGAATCAGTCACTGATGAAGCATACCCTTTGGCACGTGGACAATAATGATCGGCCATTTAAATGTTCACAGTGTCCCAAAGCCTATGACACTCAGCAGAGCTTACGGGGTCACGAGAAGACGCACAAAAACTCGGATGAGCCAAAAACGCTGCACCAATGTCCACACTGCGACGTCAGGTTTGCTTTAAAAAAGACCCTGGACAAGCATATCACAAGCCACAAGATTCGACCGCACCCATGCTCGCAATGTCCAGAGGGATTTTTCTCCCAGAAGAGCTTAAAAAAGCACTTGCGACTTCACAACCTGAAGAAATAA